The following coding sequences are from one bacterium SCSIO 12741 window:
- a CDS encoding FAD-binding oxidoreductase yields the protein MNFSYWEQKEWIGKPDLVVIGSGITGLSAAYFAKKQHPDWHILVLERGMLPWGASSRNAGFACFGSLGELLDDLNHHDPEEIKQLVLQRYQGLQGLLSTFGTDRIGFHRWGGYELFRDSEAWEEALANRERINDWLKYDLGPELFRQTDNTFGFSGIQGLLFNPLEGQLDTGRLMQCLLEMVQRSGILVLNGAQVEEWSENPSQVTISVQGHPDIQASRVLICSNGFAQSWLGDSVQPARAQVLVTKPMPHLNIQGTFHLDRGYYYFRNIDGRVLLGGGRQLDKQGETTTEMVTTDLIQSDLRTLMNEVILPGQKWELERSWSGIMGVGSSKSPWIAPVSDRVGCAVRLGGMGVALGMETGKRAALLAGELG from the coding sequence ATGAATTTCAGCTACTGGGAACAAAAGGAATGGATTGGAAAACCCGATCTCGTGGTTATCGGGAGTGGAATTACGGGTCTGTCGGCTGCCTATTTTGCCAAAAAACAACATCCCGACTGGCATATTCTGGTTTTGGAAAGAGGTATGCTACCTTGGGGAGCAAGTAGTCGCAATGCGGGTTTTGCTTGTTTTGGTTCCTTGGGTGAATTGCTGGATGATCTGAATCACCATGACCCGGAAGAGATAAAACAATTGGTGCTTCAGCGTTACCAGGGCCTTCAAGGATTGCTATCCACGTTTGGAACAGACCGGATCGGGTTTCATCGATGGGGTGGGTATGAATTATTCAGAGATTCGGAGGCCTGGGAAGAAGCTCTTGCCAATCGGGAGCGGATTAATGATTGGCTGAAGTATGACTTGGGCCCGGAATTGTTTCGCCAGACTGACAACACCTTTGGTTTTTCTGGTATTCAGGGACTGCTTTTTAATCCCCTCGAGGGACAACTGGACACGGGGAGGTTAATGCAATGCCTCTTGGAAATGGTTCAGCGATCGGGCATATTGGTTTTGAATGGAGCACAAGTGGAGGAGTGGAGTGAAAACCCTTCACAGGTCACCATTTCGGTGCAGGGTCATCCAGATATTCAAGCTTCGCGGGTACTTATTTGTAGCAACGGGTTTGCGCAATCCTGGTTAGGTGATTCGGTTCAGCCCGCCAGGGCTCAGGTTTTGGTAACTAAACCGATGCCCCATTTGAATATCCAGGGGACCTTTCACCTGGATCGAGGCTACTACTATTTTCGGAATATTGACGGTCGAGTATTGCTCGGAGGCGGTCGCCAACTGGATAAACAAGGGGAAACTACCACTGAAATGGTAACAACAGATCTCATCCAGTCTGACTTGAGAACATTGATGAACGAGGTCATTCTTCCCGGGCAGAAATGGGAATTGGAACGTTCCTGGTCTGGAATTATGGGGGTGGGGAGTAGTAAGTCACCTTGGATAGCACCTGTCTCTGATCGGGTGGGGTGCGCGGTCCGTTTAGGGGGAATGGGCGTAGCCCTGGGAATGGAGACTGGAAAGAGGGCTGCCCTTTTGGCCGGGGAACTCGGTTAG
- a CDS encoding OsmC family protein — protein sequence MKPIEASLDSNEPNFKTHLYIDDHHLLADEPEEKGGGELGPTPFQYLAGSLASCTVITLKMYLNHKGWEYGAVTAKVSRPSDEKGPQNRFDVHVIIEGDFDDNQWGRLNRVAGRCPVHKVLEHGMEINLHLSPGLQS from the coding sequence ATGAAACCCATTGAAGCTTCCCTGGATTCCAATGAACCCAATTTCAAAACACATCTCTACATCGATGATCATCATCTGTTGGCCGACGAGCCTGAAGAAAAGGGAGGAGGTGAATTAGGACCTACACCGTTTCAGTATTTGGCCGGTTCATTGGCTTCTTGTACAGTGATCACGCTTAAAATGTACCTCAATCACAAAGGCTGGGAATATGGCGCAGTTACGGCCAAAGTTTCTCGTCCTTCCGATGAAAAAGGTCCTCAAAACCGGTTTGATGTACACGTGATCATTGAAGGCGATTTCGATGATAATCAATGGGGAAGGTTAAATCGAGTAGCTGGGCGCTGTCCCGTCCATAAGGTGCTGGAGCATGGAATGGAAATAAACCTTCATCTAAGCCCCGGTCTTCAGTCATAA
- a CDS encoding alpha/beta fold hydrolase, protein MKILMVATLGFLWGCNNDVDQLMLKGEPGEYKFTNAELSNRFVDESLVHRFQVTSNYQGSKAQLECVYLGDLGLISQDTIILYLHGNAPNMDDYWQRAADFANIGGQHRFGVMMFDYRGFGNSEGKTEHIKTMLADVDACMLWLKEHGLTQDRLLLYGHSLGTMPAAEANAFSDVMRTPWMVLEAPQTTDDVLLQDATGSLSLSATYVTDFGYDIPSALGEFQKHFLWIHGTADDVASYPNMLHVYEGYKNPLKDAVIVEGAGHEVVDEMGFEPWESKMLELLRK, encoded by the coding sequence ATGAAGATTTTAATGGTCGCTACTTTAGGGTTTTTGTGGGGCTGTAACAACGATGTGGACCAACTCATGCTAAAGGGAGAGCCTGGTGAATACAAGTTTACCAATGCCGAGCTAAGTAATCGTTTCGTAGATGAAAGTCTGGTGCATCGGTTTCAGGTTACTTCCAACTACCAGGGAAGTAAAGCACAATTGGAGTGTGTGTACCTCGGTGATCTGGGGTTGATTAGCCAGGATACCATCATTCTCTATTTGCACGGCAATGCACCAAACATGGATGACTATTGGCAACGAGCTGCTGATTTTGCTAATATCGGTGGCCAACACCGGTTTGGGGTTATGATGTTTGATTACCGCGGATTTGGTAATTCAGAAGGAAAGACCGAACACATCAAAACCATGTTGGCTGATGTGGATGCTTGTATGCTTTGGCTCAAGGAACATGGCCTTACCCAGGATCGTTTGCTACTTTATGGTCATAGTTTGGGAACCATGCCAGCAGCAGAGGCAAATGCCTTTTCGGATGTTATGCGAACTCCCTGGATGGTATTGGAAGCACCACAAACCACGGACGATGTGTTGCTGCAAGATGCCACGGGTAGCCTAAGTCTTTCAGCCACTTATGTAACCGATTTTGGTTACGATATTCCTTCGGCCTTGGGAGAATTTCAAAAGCACTTCCTATGGATTCATGGTACGGCAGACGATGTGGCTTCCTACCCCAATATGCTCCATGTTTATGAAGGTTATAAGAACCCCCTCAAGGATGCAGTGATCGTAGAAGGTGCAGGTCATGAAGTGGTCGATGAGATGGGTTTTGAGCCTTGGGAAAGCAAAATGCTTGAATTATTGCGAAAATAA